The sequence CATTGAGCTGTTCGTCCACTTCGGTATTGATACTGTTGAACTGAAAGGCGAAGGCTTCAAACGCATCGCAGAAGAGGGTCAACGCGTCAAGAAAGGTGATGTGGTTATTGAGTTCAATCTGGCCCTGCTGGAAGAGAAAGCCAAGTCTACATTGACGCCGGTGGTTATCTCCAACATGGACGAGATCAAAGAGCTGATCAAGTTGTCTGGCAGTGTCACCGTTGGTGAGACGCCAATTATTCGTATTAAGAAGTAATTTCTCGCTACGAATAAGAAACGGCACCCAAGGGTGCCGTTTTTGTTGGCTAAAATCAATTAATCAGCGGCAACCCAACGT comes from Yersinia bercovieri ATCC 43970 and encodes:
- the crr gene encoding PTS glucose transporter subunit IIA; this encodes MGLFDKLKSLVSDDKKDSGTIEIVAPLSGEIVNIEDVPDVVFAEKIVGDGIAIKPTGNKMVAPVDGTIGKIFETNHAFSIESDSGIELFVHFGIDTVELKGEGFKRIAEEGQRVKKGDVVIEFNLALLEEKAKSTLTPVVISNMDEIKELIKLSGSVTVGETPIIRIKK